The nucleotide sequence GTGAATGCAGGCTTGTTTGGAAGAACACACCACCTGAGCCTTGAAGCCGGATGGCATAATGCCGCGCACGTAATGTCTGACCAGATCATTGGCAATTTCTTCTATTCGCTTTTCAGCATCAAGAATATCGCCCTCTGCGCCATACTTTTTGCGAATTTCCAACAGCTCTTCTTCGGTTCTGTCTTTGAACAGATTTTCAAATTTAGTGTCAAAGCCAGACCGGTCATATATCGCCGTGTCAGCGGTACGCCCTTCATACAAAATCTGCAACGTGGCATTATCATCGACCGCATCCTGCAACTTATATTTGTCGATATAGGCATCTCCCTGACTGGCTCCAAAGCGCTTCCATGTGGGGTCTGTGTGATGATCGGCGATCAGCGGGGTTCCGGTGAACGCAATGCGAGTCGCATTGGGAAATGCATCAAACAGGTTATCAGAAAGACTGGCTCTGCCTTTGCCGCTGCGCTGTGTTCTGTGTGCTTCATCGATCAGGATCAAAACCTGATCACGGTCATTAATAACACCAAAGTCATTAAAATAGGCGACTTCTACCTGATAATTGGCAGCGGCTTCCGCCACTCTGGTTTCATCCTCAGAATCCAAAGCCACCTTATACTCAGCAGACAACGCCTTACGCACACTGTCTGGCAGAAATGAGGCATCTTCCTCCCGAAACTTATGAATCATCACCATATTCAGGTTGGACGCATCAGAAGACAGTTTGCTTTTAGCTTCCCTGCTACTGCTGATTTCTACGACGGTTTCACCGGTCAAGCCAGCGGTTTGGGTTAGCTGCTCCTCAAGATCCCTGCGGTCATTCACCATCAGGACTTTGTAATCTTTCAGGCTTTGCATGCGCCGCAACTTGCGCACCAGAAAGACCATGGTCAGGCTTTTTCCGCTTCCCTGGGTATGCCAGATAACCCCCGAACGCTGGAGAGAAGTCTCCCCCTCCCCCATACGCTTAAGAATCTTATGCACCGCACGGAACTGCTGATAACGACAGATGACTTTAATTCGGTTTGAACCCGCTGCCATAAACAGGGTAAAGCTGCGAGTGATATCCAGCAGCCGTTGAGGATGCAGCATTCCCTGCACAAGTTGCTCCTGAGAACGATGCAGCATAACTTCCGGAGCATGATAGGGTTCATGGTCCGGATAGATGGTTTTCCAGTTAAAGTAATACTCTTCTGATGAAGTAATCGTACCGAACTTGCAGTCATCGCCGTAGGTGCTGATCATCAGCTGATTCGTGTAGAAAAGCTTTGGCTCACCTTCCCGGTTCTTCGAAGTTTCCGGTTCACGCAGGTCAGCATAACGGCGCAACTGCTCGATCCCTTCAAACATCGGGTTAGTACAACTGCTGCTCAGCTCCTTACACTCAATCACCACGAGGGGGAGGCCGTTCACAAATAAAACGATGTCAGGACGGACATGCCCTTTGGTATGCCCCGGAGTATCAATGCGGAACTGGTTGATGACCGTAAAGGTATTGTTTTGCCAGTGCTCAAAGTCAATGATTTTGACAACCGGACTGTCCTCACCGGTCAGCTCGTTCTTATCCACTTGCCATTTGTAGAGCCGTTCCAGAAACTCCTGATTGGCTCCAAGTAATTTGTCAGTACCAAAATCGGTGAAGTCTTCCAGCAATCCATCCAGCTGCTCCGGAGTCAGCCATTGAGTCCCCTCCTCCGTGGTATTAATTTTCAACACAGCACTTTTAAACTGCTCCGCCAGCACCACTTCCCTGAAACTACTGCGGAAGCTGGTTGCCGGGTCTGAAGGGATGCCTGAGCCCAGGTCATAAACGTCCCAGCCCATTGATGAAAGCTGGGTTAACAGGGGACGTTCGACATCCTTGTATTCACTCATGAAAAACAACTCCGGACAGGGGCAACTATCTTGAAAACTCCGATCCGGACATAGTGATAGAAAGCGAAGGTCACATGCAAGGGGTGGGGAGCTCAAAAAGCGTGAAAACATCCGCTTATTCAGTGAACCCCCAGCAATAACCCCTTAACGCTTAAATCCTTATCAAGATCAGGCCAGTGAATGCCCATGCAGGACGTACCCAAAACCTTCAAACCGATGCGCCTTCGGCGCGCGGCTTAAAGCGACGTTGTGTGCTACATATTAGCCAAGCTATCACTTAACAAGCAAAATCGTTACATTTTTGCAAATATCGCTATTAAGTGCTACTGTTTAAGCAAACATAGCCTCATATATGCCATAAACAATGCTTATAGATTTTTCTCTACAAAATTTCACATCATTCAACTCCAAACAGGAGTTGAGTATGGTTGCTTCAACTTCAACAAAAGAAAATTTCAACTTAAGCAACATCAAAGAAATTAATTCTTATGGTGTTAAGAATGTTTTAAAAAGTGCCACAATATTTGGAGCGAATGCCTCTGGGAAGTCCAACTTGTCAAGAGCAATTGCTACTTTAAAAAAAATTGTGCTTGAGTCACTAGACTCCATTAGTGACAAAGCAATAGATAATGCAATTCCTTTCTTACTGAAAGAAGATCTTTATGATCAGCCGACTGAATTTGAAGTTACTTTTTTGGCAAACGGCAATATGTATCGATATGGCATCTCTATTGAAAAAGGTTTAATTGCTGAAGAATGGCTTTATTGGACTAAAACATCAAGAGAAACTCAATTATTTCACCGAGAAGGTCAGAAAGTAACATTTAACCAACGTTCATTTAGTGAAGCGCGATCCTTCGTTAACAAAGATGGCGATTCATGGAATATTGAAAAAACAAAGCCATTTGTTCCATTTATCTCTGTTCTCTCTCAGTTTGATGGAGAAAAATCCGTTGTTGTAACCGACTGGTTTCAAAGCCTAAATGTCATATCTGGTTTGGATGATCATGGTTTCAAAGAGTTTACAATAGGTTTATTTGAAAACAACTCTGATTTTAAAGAGTGGGCACTTGAAATACTAAAATCACTTCAAATCGAAGATATTATCGTTGACGAAGTAGAAGATAAAATTCCACTACCGACTAAAAGAAAATCCCTAGAGGACTCTGACTTAGATGATGCTCTAAACAAACTTCAGGGTTTTATAGAAAAAAATAATATTAAAAAGAAATTGATTAAGATTATTAAATTAAATCCTGAGACTGATAAATTTTATTCGTTCCCCCTTGCCCTGGAGTCTGAAGGAACGAAGAAACTAATTTATTTGCTAGGCCCTTTATATGAGGTGATAAAAAATGAAGAGGTCTTGATTGTAGATGAATTTGATAACAAGTTTCACACTCTTTTATGTAAATTTATTCTTGATCTTTACTATGCAAGTAATCATGGCTCAAGCCAGCTGATCGTTACTTGCCATGATACTAATTTATTGACTAAAAATTTATTTAGAAGAGATCAAATTTGGTTCACTGAAAAAAACGCCCTCAATGAAAGTGAAATATACTCACTTATTGAATATAAAGAACATTATACGAGAAAAGAAGGCAGCTATAGTAAAGATTATCTTTCAGGGAAGTACGGTGCAATACCCCTTTTTGGCTCTATCGCAAGTATAGGGGATATCCTAAATGGGTAAGCGTGACAGAAGTAGAGGGCAGATAAGGTCACGTAAAGAAAATACAAGAAACGAAAGAAAAGTAGTTCAAAATAGAGAACTCATGACTTTTAGTTTCAAGTATTTGGATCAAACTCAACCGTCTAAAAAACCTGAAACAATAGAGGGTAGTGGGGCAAACCTGTTATATTTCAGGCTCTTTTACAGGTTGGCTGATCATTTTACAGCCTCCTGCCTGATTTTAAGATAGAGGTAATCAAGATCATTGTAGCCACAAGCTTTGTAGATAATCCGTTTGATGACTCCATTGAAAGCTTCAATCTTCGCGCTGGTTATACGATGATGGCAGTACGACAGCAAGCCCTCTCTTGCCCTGTCCAAGCCCTTAGCAAACCTCTTAAGTTCTGCAATTCCGGTTTCTTTTGCTAACTCTATCCATCTATCCAGAAACTTGCCGGCACACGCTTTGTACGTGTACGTCCATAGCTGTTTGAGCATGTCTTTCAGGATGTAAGCCTGATTGAGATCCTCGTTCATGCTCAAGAGCTCTTTCAGACTGCTTTCTCGCTTTGGAGTCAGGTTCTCAGGGTTCATGAACAGGTTGAACCGCTGACCCTTGATAAAGGGCTTGTTCTCTTCTTCAGCCTGACGCCACTCCCTGCGCCTTATCTGATCTATCACATCATTATAATTGGCAATAATGTGAAACTTGTCGTATACAATATCCGCATTGGGCAAGTGCTCTTTCACCGAAGCCTGATAGCTGCCACCACGGTCTATGCCAACACACTCGATGCTCGCTTTTTGCTCTTCAGTCAGGCTGCTCAAGAACTCATCCAGAGTCTCTTTTCGCTTGCCTTCACCAAGGAAGAGGGTTTCTCCTGAGTCGGCGTTAAGAACAACGGTAAGATACTGATGGCCTTTGCCAATGGATTTTTCGTCAATGAGCAGAGCGCGAATACCGTCACGCTTTGGAGCTGGAAGCATTCTCAGCAGCATCTCTTTATCCCAACGACGGGCAGTACCACCGGATATAGCAATGAATTCAGGCACCTTGTCGCAGGGCATATAGCGACATAAATGGCTGACGTGTCGTTTAAGGCGATCGGTTGCCTGAGCCTTGGGAGTTAAACCAGGAATAGTAACGGTTTCAATATTGTTGCAGTGTGAGCAGCGGCCCTGAAAAGCTGTGAAGAGAAGATTTACCTGTAGAACTCCCAGTGGTAAATCCTGGACACACCGATCTTTTGTCTTCATTTGTCCCATAGGGGTTTCACATTGACTGCATTTCTCGTGCTGAATTCGGCCATCCCTGCGGAGATAGACAAAAGCTTGTTTGACTTCCCAATCAATATCAATCTGCTCGATTACCCAGCCGGGAAATGCGAACATAGGACGTAGTGAGGGTGTTGTACACATGTCTGATCCTTCAGAAATTTTGATCTGTTCAAATCAATCTTTCCTGAAAGGCTATTTCTGTTGCAACCCCTCATTTTCCATCAGCCAACCTGTAAAAGCCCCATATTTCATGGATGTCAATGCCAAATTCGATTTTGTTGATCAACAGGCCAATAACAATATCGTGCATTTGTTCTAACTTTGAAAAGAATAGTGTCTTTCTGGCCAGACGCTTAATCCAAGTTCTAAAATTCAGGTTTTTACGTTCAATTTTCTGAGTATTTTCTTTTCCGATGATGTGTCTGCTTTCGTCGAGATTACGTTCATAGGCTCCCCAATGGCTAAGTTCGTGTTAGCAGTTGAATGAGCTATACTTCCCATGCCTTCTAGTTTTCAGGCACAGCGTTATGCAATTCGAGATATTTAAGAATTTTGTTGATGCCATTTCGACATTAACCCTTGAGCAATATGAAACCCTCAGCAGAGCAATGACAGATGCTCAAATAGGTTCTGATGAAGCAGAAGAATCCATTGGTTCTGTCGCTATAGAAAGCGAATACTCCTCCAATACTAAAAACTCTACATCTGAACTTGAAACCTGCATTTTGTCTCACTTTGCAGAACAGCCAGTTTGCCCTAAGTGCCAAGGACATGATATTGGTCGGTGGGGTTTTCAAAACGAGCGTCAGCGCTACCGTTGCAAGACATGTAAAGCTACTTTTAACGCTTTCTCTGGTACGCCTCTAGCAAGACTTAGATACCCCGAAAAATGGAATGACTATCTAACTGGGATGACTTACTCCATGACATTGCGAGCATCGGCCAGTGAATATGGCGTTAGTCTTGAAACAGCGTTCCGCTGGCGTCACCACTTCCTTGAGGTCATAAATAATGATCAGGCAGAAGAGCTCAAAGGCATTACAGAATTAGACGAGACTTTTTTTCGAGAGTCATTCAAAGGTCAGAGAAAAGACCTGCCAAGGCCTACGCGGAAGCGTGGCAATGATCCCAATAAAGCGCGAAAGGTGCCGGTTTTAGTGGCTCGAGATCGTGAGAAGAACACTGTAGATGGCATACTCGAAAACGAAAGTGCTAATGAACTATGCCGTCATTTAAACGGCCGCATATCGATTGAAGGTACGGTCTGTGCCGATGCACACCTTGCCCACGAAAAGCTTGCTGAGAAACTTGGTTTTGAGTTCAAGGAGCTGGTTACTTCTGCTGGCCAGCATGTTATCGAAGGTATTTACCACATTCAGCATGTCAATGCTTACCACAGTAACTTAAAAACATGGATTGGCGGTGTATTTCATGGTGTTGCTACCCGCTATCTCCCGCATTACCTAGCCTGGAGGCGTGATCTGACTGCATCAGTAAAGTTAAATACTGACCAACTCGTCAGAAGAATTGCGGAACATTGGTGCTTCCAACTGCTAACAGGAACTTAGCCCTCCCCAATCATCAGTATAAAATTTCTTGATACCAAATGGTTCAAGAAGTTCTTTTAGTTTTTTGAAAACCTCATCCTTTCGTTTCCCAAAAACGTAAGCCAAAACAGTATTGGTCGCATGATCAACTGCATGCCAAAGCCAACGCTGGTTACTTTTTTCAAACACATACGACCACTGTTCATCTATCTCTGCCTCTTGGCAGGCGCGGCCTACGTGAATCACAGCACCCGTTCCAAGATCCATTTTCTGAATATTTGGATTAACTTGAACTAAGCCTTTCTCTTTTTTTAATGTGTTTATTACTGTTTTTTTATTGATTCCCAAAACCCTGCTTGTATCCCTGATGCCGCCACCATTAATTGCCATATCGACGATTTTTTCTTTAACGCCTGGCTCATAAGCTTTATACCGGTACTCAAGCATAAAGGACTTGGTTTCACATTCAGCATTACAGCAAAAGTAGCGAGGAACATTATGAACACTGTAACCAAAGCTTTTAACGTCATTACCGCCACATTTCGGGCAGTGAACTGGTGTGGAGCACATTTTCATATCGCACCATGACAAATACGGCATACGCCGTATTTTAGCAAACAACTACAAAATATCAGGTTTACCCCACTACCAAGCCGCTATAGTCATACCCCATGAATTATTCTGAAGTCACCAATCCCGTTGACCCGCAACTGCAAATACAGCAGTTGCAGTCAGCGTTGGATGCAGCACTTCAGGAACTCTCTTCTGTCAAGCAACAGCTCAACTGGTTTAAACGGCAGGTGTTTGGTGAGAAATCCGAAAAACGACTGACCATTGATAACCCTGACCAGATAGACCTTGGTGAGATTTTCGCCAAGCCAGAGACAACGCCGCCCCCTGAAACAGAAACCATCACCTACGAACGACGCAAGAAACAGCGTTCCGATGACTGTGTCACCGATGAAGGGCTTCGCTTTGACGAACGGGTGCCTGTTGAAGTCACTGAATTGCCAGCACCGGAACTGCAGGGTGAAGATGCGGATCAATACGAAGTCATTGACTATAAAACCACCAGAACACTGGTTCAGCGCCCCGGCAGCTACGTCATTCATGAACAGCGTCGCCCAGTAGTCAGGCATAAACCCAGCCAGACCCTGACGACAGTAGCCGCCCCTTCCGGCATTTTTGACCGCAGCATTGCCGATGTCAGTTTGCTGGCCGGCATCTTGATCGACAAGTTCGTCTTCCACCTGCCTTTATACCGCCAGCATCAGCGCATGGCACTCAGCGGAGTCACACTGAGCCGGACGACACTGACCAACCTGGTGTATAGAAGCATTGAACTGCTCAAGCCAATACACAACGCTTTATTAAAGAGCGTTCTGGAAAGCCGCATACTGGCAATGGACGAAACACCGGGCAAGGCAGGCCGCAAGGAAAAAGGCAAAATGCAAAAAGCCTGGTTCTGGCCAGTGTATGGCGAACAGAACGAAGTAGCCTTTACCCTGTCACTGACCCGCTCTACACGACACATTGAGCCATTACTGAAAGACTTCAAAGGCGTATTGCTCACCGATTGCTACGGTGTTTATGACAGTTACTGTAAAAAACACCCTGAAATCACACAGGCTCAGTGCAGGGTTCATACCCGCAGGTACTTTGACTGGGCGAAAAACGATGAACCGGAAGCTGTCGCTCATGCACTGGCACTGATCGGCAAACTGTACCGCATAGAAAAACGTATCCGGGATAACGGCACTGCCGGAGACGAGAAAAAGCGCATTCGTCAGGAAGAGTCATTACCTCTGGTTAATGAATTTTTTGACTGGTGCCATAAGGAACGACAGAGACCGGAACTGACCAAGACGAACCCATTGAGCAAAGCACTGGCGTATGCCGAAAACCATCAAACGTCACTGAGAGTGTTTCTGGATGACCCGGATGTTCAGATGGACACCAACCATCTTGAGCGATTACTCCGTTGTATCCCGATGGGAAGAAAAAACTACCTGTTTAGCTGGACAGAAACGGGTGCAGAGCATATTGCTATCATCCAAAGCCTGCTGGTCAGCTGTCGCCTGCAAGATATTGATCCCTACAAGTACCTGGTTGACGTCCTCCAAAGAGTCAGCTTCCACCCTGTACGACAAATCAATGAGCTGATTCCCCGGAATTGGAAAGAGCGTTTTGGGAAAAATCCGTTAAAAGCGCCTCTGGACAATTAGGGGGAGTCTGATCCCTGTTTGAACGCTTACATAGCGCAAGAGTTTACGAATATTTATCAGCACCAGCGTAAGCTGTTTAAAGAAGTGGTTGGTGCCTTCATTAAGATTTTTGCAAAGGACAAAGATGACCTGTTACCAAAATTTGCAGGTGCCATCAATGCGTAAGTCCTACTTGAATATTCAGGTTTTATGTCAAAGTAATTTTTTTGTTGGCGTAGCTCTAAGTGCGTAGTAGCGATAATGCCTGATCTTTTATTTTTTGAACAAATGCGTATCGCTCTTGTTCATAGTTGTTATTAGGTGTTGTGTTTGTCAGCCAGGATTCCAGCGCTTTAATAAAACCCTTTGCTTCGGGGTGTTGTTTTATTTTGCTTTTAAGTGGTTCCATACTCGATTTGAGTATCTGTTTATACCTTGCATTCAGTGGAGGCTCTTGCTCCAGAAGGAGCTCTTCAGCTTTATTCAAGCTCATCATTGTATGCATGAGTATTGCAAATACACTACTGCCATCATCGTAAAAGATCACGGACTGCGGCACGTACAGCTTCGTACTTAAGAACTCCGGGGTTAGCAGGTGTTCATTAAGATGATTGATTCGCTCAGCTAGCAGTACCGCTTCATCTTCTAAAGAACAGAAAGGAATTGAAGCTATTGGCTGAGACTGTCCCTGTAGCCCGGTTCCGGCATCTTCTGTCACTACCGGCAAGACCGGATAGGTCTCCGCTTTGACCACCAGTTCTGTCCTGATCCGGGCTGTTGTAAAAGTCATGGAGACTTTTCGTGGTAAATGCAGCTCTCTACTGCCCGGTGTACTCCAGAACAGGCACTGTGAAGGTATTTCAGGCTCATCGTCATTCTGGCTGTTAAACTCATTGTGTATTTTCTCTGCCAGTTTCTCGATACCTTCATCTGTACCAATCAGGTTGATCTGGTCATCATTTCCTTGCGCGTAGTTGGAAAGACACCTCGTAGTGACTATCACCGGGCTGGGATAAAGGTTGTTAATCTCATTGATCAGGCTCAGAACTCTGGATGACGTACTGTGACGGCTTTCAGGTGCCATCATGCTCAGGGGGAGTGCGCCAGCCGCCTGAACTGTCGGCTGCGTTACCTGTGGTGCTGGTGACTTCCTGGCAGAAGCTGGCTGAGTGGCTTTTTGCTGTTCTCTTTTCCGGTGTTTATCACTTCGTTGAGTTTTGACCGGGTTGTCTTCAGGTGCAGGAGGTTTCTTTTTTCCAGGTTGCTGACATTGTTCATCAAACCAGTACAAAAGGGCTGTTTTGACTTTAGATGCAGAGAGATCCCGCAAGGAAGCCTTTACCTGCGCCCGGGATACCAGAGTTCCGTCAAGGAGCCATTGTTGAAAATAACACTCTGCCAGAAAAAAGAACCTTAACTGGATGGTCTGCTCCGATACGGGCATTTGCCTTATGTCTCTGGCGATAGTATCGGGTGTTAGTTCACTTCCGGCCGGGTAAGCCGGGAGCCCGTACAGCAAAGCGCGGGTTTTGACTAAAACAGAGTA is from Endozoicomonas gorgoniicola and encodes:
- a CDS encoding AAA family ATPase, with product MVASTSTKENFNLSNIKEINSYGVKNVLKSATIFGANASGKSNLSRAIATLKKIVLESLDSISDKAIDNAIPFLLKEDLYDQPTEFEVTFLANGNMYRYGISIEKGLIAEEWLYWTKTSRETQLFHREGQKVTFNQRSFSEARSFVNKDGDSWNIEKTKPFVPFISVLSQFDGEKSVVVTDWFQSLNVISGLDDHGFKEFTIGLFENNSDFKEWALEILKSLQIEDIIVDEVEDKIPLPTKRKSLEDSDLDDALNKLQGFIEKNNIKKKLIKIIKLNPETDKFYSFPLALESEGTKKLIYLLGPLYEVIKNEEVLIVDEFDNKFHTLLCKFILDLYYASNHGSSQLIVTCHDTNLLTKNLFRRDQIWFTEKNALNESEIYSLIEYKEHYTRKEGSYSKDYLSGKYGAIPLFGSIASIGDILNG
- a CDS encoding IS1 family transposase, which produces MKMCSTPVHCPKCGGNDVKSFGYSVHNVPRYFCCNAECETKSFMLEYRYKAYEPGVKEKIVDMAINGGGIRDTSRVLGINKKTVINTLKKEKGLVQVNPNIQKMDLGTGAVIHVGRACQEAEIDEQWSYVFEKSNQRWLWHAVDHATNTVLAYVFGKRKDEVFKKLKELLEPFGIKKFYTDDWGGLSSC
- a CDS encoding DUF2442 domain-containing protein yields the protein MKVLGTSCMGIHWPDLDKDLSVKGLLLGVH
- a CDS encoding type I restriction endonuclease subunit R, with protein sequence MSEYKDVERPLLTQLSSMGWDVYDLGSGIPSDPATSFRSSFREVVLAEQFKSAVLKINTTEEGTQWLTPEQLDGLLEDFTDFGTDKLLGANQEFLERLYKWQVDKNELTGEDSPVVKIIDFEHWQNNTFTVINQFRIDTPGHTKGHVRPDIVLFVNGLPLVVIECKELSSSCTNPMFEGIEQLRRYADLREPETSKNREGEPKLFYTNQLMISTYGDDCKFGTITSSEEYYFNWKTIYPDHEPYHAPEVMLHRSQEQLVQGMLHPQRLLDITRSFTLFMAAGSNRIKVICRYQQFRAVHKILKRMGEGETSLQRSGVIWHTQGSGKSLTMVFLVRKLRRMQSLKDYKVLMVNDRRDLEEQLTQTAGLTGETVVEISSSREAKSKLSSDASNLNMVMIHKFREEDASFLPDSVRKALSAEYKVALDSEDETRVAEAAANYQVEVAYFNDFGVINDRDQVLILIDEAHRTQRSGKGRASLSDNLFDAFPNATRIAFTGTPLIADHHTDPTWKRFGASQGDAYIDKYKLQDAVDDNATLQILYEGRTADTAIYDRSGFDTKFENLFKDRTEEELLEIRKKYGAEGDILDAEKRIEEIANDLVRHYVRGIMPSGFKAQVVCSSKQACIHYQTYIRKAITQQISEYAALAATEQNSEILKRLKFLKTAVIISSDGTNEKADFVAARNESKSLDAVESFKKAFNDDKPEMHIPASREHPLRFIVNAYSEKP
- the tnpC gene encoding IS66 family transposase, which gives rise to MNYSEVTNPVDPQLQIQQLQSALDAALQELSSVKQQLNWFKRQVFGEKSEKRLTIDNPDQIDLGEIFAKPETTPPPETETITYERRKKQRSDDCVTDEGLRFDERVPVEVTELPAPELQGEDADQYEVIDYKTTRTLVQRPGSYVIHEQRRPVVRHKPSQTLTTVAAPSGIFDRSIADVSLLAGILIDKFVFHLPLYRQHQRMALSGVTLSRTTLTNLVYRSIELLKPIHNALLKSVLESRILAMDETPGKAGRKEKGKMQKAWFWPVYGEQNEVAFTLSLTRSTRHIEPLLKDFKGVLLTDCYGVYDSYCKKHPEITQAQCRVHTRRYFDWAKNDEPEAVAHALALIGKLYRIEKRIRDNGTAGDEKKRIRQEESLPLVNEFFDWCHKERQRPELTKTNPLSKALAYAENHQTSLRVFLDDPDVQMDTNHLERLLRCIPMGRKNYLFSWTETGAEHIAIIQSLLVSCRLQDIDPYKYLVDVLQRVSFHPVRQINELIPRNWKERFGKNPLKAPLDN
- a CDS encoding IS1595 family transposase, which produces MQFEIFKNFVDAISTLTLEQYETLSRAMTDAQIGSDEAEESIGSVAIESEYSSNTKNSTSELETCILSHFAEQPVCPKCQGHDIGRWGFQNERQRYRCKTCKATFNAFSGTPLARLRYPEKWNDYLTGMTYSMTLRASASEYGVSLETAFRWRHHFLEVINNDQAEELKGITELDETFFRESFKGQRKDLPRPTRKRGNDPNKARKVPVLVARDREKNTVDGILENESANELCRHLNGRISIEGTVCADAHLAHEKLAEKLGFEFKELVTSAGQHVIEGIYHIQHVNAYHSNLKTWIGGVFHGVATRYLPHYLAWRRDLTASVKLNTDQLVRRIAEHWCFQLLTGT
- a CDS encoding ISL3 family transposase; amino-acid sequence: MCTTPSLRPMFAFPGWVIEQIDIDWEVKQAFVYLRRDGRIQHEKCSQCETPMGQMKTKDRCVQDLPLGVLQVNLLFTAFQGRCSHCNNIETVTIPGLTPKAQATDRLKRHVSHLCRYMPCDKVPEFIAISGGTARRWDKEMLLRMLPAPKRDGIRALLIDEKSIGKGHQYLTVVLNADSGETLFLGEGKRKETLDEFLSSLTEEQKASIECVGIDRGGSYQASVKEHLPNADIVYDKFHIIANYNDVIDQIRRREWRQAEEENKPFIKGQRFNLFMNPENLTPKRESSLKELLSMNEDLNQAYILKDMLKQLWTYTYKACAGKFLDRWIELAKETGIAELKRFAKGLDRAREGLLSYCHHRITSAKIEAFNGVIKRIIYKACGYNDLDYLYLKIRQEAVK